GCGCCTGCACAGCTTAGCTATCCTTCCTGCTTCGCTTGAGCAGGTCGGCCACGGACACCGCACCGCTGTGCTCGTCTCGGCGGCGCCGGCCATGGGAAGCTGCGACGTCCTCGGCCGCATCTTCTTTTTGATCCGCGGCAGGCTTCTCACTTGCAGGAGTCACGGGGCTTTCCTCGCCACTCCCTTCGGGTTCCGATAGTGGCTGAGCCTTCGGCTTGGTGGAACTTGCCTTCACGTCCTTTGCCGCGTCGTCATTGCTTGCGGGGGCGGATACCGACGGCGACGGCTGTTCCTTGGAAGGCTCCTCGCCTTCATTGGCTTCATTGCCTTCATTGTCGGCACTCAGCGAGGAATCGGTGTCCTTGTGGACGCCGCCTTGCACCCAGTCGAGCTTGGGCATAGAACCCGTATCGAATCGGGGCGCCGCCTTTTCCTGAGTGGAATCAGTTTGTTCTTCGGCTTCGTGGGTTCCTTCAAACTCCGGTTTAGCCTCAGGTTTGCGGCGCTTGCCGCCGATGTAGGGAGACTTGGATGCCGCCGTCGCCGCAAGCTGAGAGACGGAAAGCTTTCCTTCTTCTTTCTTCTCATCGCTTCGGTGCTCCGCATGCTTTTCTTCCACCGGCTCTTCACGCTGAGCTGTGGCTTTGGCTGGCTCGCGCACCTCGGAGGAGCGGCGCGGAGGCTCCGGGGCAACGACCTTGTCGATGATCGTGGTCTCGGAATCTAAGTCGACCTTGGGGATCACGGTCGTCTCCGCTTTGTCAGTAGCAGTCTCGATCTCCATGATCCGACGTGCCTGCGCCCGAAGCATTCCGGGTTCAGCCAAAGACTGACCGGTAAGGTACTCGAGCTGCGCGCGCAAATCTTCCAATTGGGAGCGGATAGCCTTGAGGGTTTCCTCTTCGTTCTCGCGGAGCTGCTTTTCAAGGTCCACCTTCAGCTGGGCCTTATCGGCCGCAAACCGCTGCTCTGCCTCATGCAAACGAGCCTCGCCGAGAGCCTTCTCAGACTCGAGCGCTGCTTGCGACCGAGACGCTTGGACGCGATAGCGGCTAACGAGGAACAGCCCAATGATGGCGGCCCAGAGAGCGGCCAGTAAGGCCAACTTGAGCACGCCGACGCTTCCCGTAAAAAGCATCACGATGCTTGCCAGTAGTGCCAGCACCACCAAGGCGACGAGCAGGCGCTGTCCCTGCTCCGTTGCGGCATCCTCGCGCTGTGCGGCGTCCGATGCAGTCATGTCGTTCCCCTGATTCTCGGCACTCATGGCTACCAAACTACCCCACACCCCCACTTCACGGGTGTTGACGCACGACGTCACCATCCAGAAACCCCTTCAAATTCCCCGATTTCACACGATCGCTGCCCCAGCTAACGCAAAGATAGCACACATGTTCTAAATTGTCTATTGACACCAGTAATCATTCCCCATATTATCGAATGTATGAACGAATGGGGTGGGGATCTCAACGTAACGTCCGACGGCATTAAGGCAATGCTCAAGCAGGCGTGCGCCGCGTTTCAAGCAACGGTTGGCGCCCTCATTCCGCAGTTGTTCGCGGATGAGCTCACTCTCTCCGACCACGAGGAAATCTCCACGATCATCGGCGCGATCACCAGTACCGCCGACCGGCTTCAACTTGGTTACATAGAGGCGTTCGACAGGCGCATTGAGCCTGGGACCGGCGCTCAACTCAAGAAGGAGATCGCGGCCAACCTGCGCATTCCGGTTGGCAAGCTCCGCTACCTTACAAACGTCGCTAATAACGCCAATCTCAATGGCACAACGGGACGTCCTCGCCTAGAACGCGCAGATGTTCTCTTCAACGACTCAGTCATTGGCTTGCCCGCGCTCAGCGCGATCACTGAGACGCTGGCGAAGATCCCGGTTAGCGAGTACGAGGCACGAAAGGGCATCGAGGAAAAGCTCTGCCTCCTAGCAGAGGCTAGTGCGCCGGAAGGGCTTCGTACGGCAGGTATCAAGTTGCTGCAGGATCATGGTTTTGGTGCGGACGAGGAAGCCCGCCGCGAACAGGCCAGCTTCCGTATCGGGACGCAACGCCCCGACCTCATGACTCCGGTGCGAGGCCTACTTGAGCCACGTGCGGCGGCGCTTCTCAATCGGGTTTTCCACGACTATGCGGGGCCGGGTGATCTGCTGGAAGAGAAGGCTGACGATGATCGCTCGCCTGATCACCGGCGCCACGATGCTCTCGAAGCCGCCCTTCGCAGCGCGGTCGATCATGAACTGAAACCAAGCCGGCCGGGCTGCGCGGCAGTGGTCGCAACACTTACTCTGCAGGAACTATGCGAGTTCAACGGAGTCGCGGTTACGGATGTCGGAACAACCCTGCCGCTGGACGAGCTGCTCAAGATGGGGGCCGAAAAGCACTGGTACCTGGCCATCTTGGATCACAAGAACGGAAATCTCCTCCATCTGTCTCGCACCAAGCGCACCGCTGACCTCCACATGTACCTCGGTCTGCTCGCATCGCAAGGAGGGGATCAGACCCCGGGTTCCGGGTTGCCAGCGGCGGCGTGCGAAGTCCACCACGTCGAAGCATGGGCCGACGGTGGCCTCACCACCCCGGATAACCTCGTCTTCTTGAATCCACGCACCCACCGCCAAGTGGACGAAAACCGGATAGACAGAAGCTGTTACTGGACAGTGCAAACGGGTGACCGCACAGTCGCGGTGCGAAGACCATGGGGCCAAGATCCGTCGCGATCGGCCTGCTCCAACATCCATCCGGCGCTGTGGTTGGTACCGGGGATCAGGCTAAAACACGGAGTCAGACCCCCACCCCTCAAGCCAAGCGTCCTTAGCCCTCCAAAGTTGAAGGGGGTCAGTGGCTAATGCGAGAGCAACCAGAACACCTGCTCAGGTGTCTACTTGGTATGCCCAAGAAGGGGCTGCAGGTCCTAAGCAGGCTCGCCGTCGGTAGGCGGTGGCACCGAGCAATTTCGCTCCAGCCACACGCCAGCCGCGGACATCGCCATCCCTCCCAGCGCGGCCGCGATGACTACCGGCGCTTCCTCGGCAGCGGCACTGAGCTGTCGGATCTGGGAGACAACGTAGACCGCCATGCCCAGGTACACGCCCCCGAAGATAGAGCCCGTCCAACCCGAGGCCTTCCCGATCACCATGAACAGGGCTGCAGAAAGTGGGTTCAGTTGGCTGCGATCCATGCCGATCCGATTCTCATCGATCCGGTCCTTCACCCGGTAGGCGAGGATCACGCACAACACTGCCATTGCCCACAGTGTTATCGCGACAGTGACGGGTACGGGCCCCAAGAGCCCATAGAAGCGAGACACCACGATGAAGCTGGCTGCTGCACAGAATCCTCCCGTGGCAACGAGCGAGGCGATGGTGGTTGGCTGCATGGGTTGCATAAGCGGCTACTCCGAATCAGTGGGGACAACCCCGTCGACCTCTGTCTGCGGAAGCCCAGCGACAAGCTCCGCAACGGGCGTCTCCCGGAGCCTCGCCTGAGGATCGGCGTCCAACCACGGCACCAGCACGAACGCACGAGCATGGGCCCACGGGTGAGGCAGGGTCAGTTCTGGGGAATCAGATACCACCTGCTCCCCGTCCACCCATGCGCAGACGATATCTACGTCGAGGGTTCGCGGGCCCCAGTGACGAAGGCGCTTCCGTTCGGCCTTCTCTTCAAGCTTCTGGCAGCGACGAAGCAATTCCATCGGGGTCAGGTCCACCTCGACGATGAGGATCGCGTTAAGGAACTCGTCCTGGTCCTCAACACCCCACGGCGGCGTCGAAAAGATCCTAGAGCTGGCCACCAGCTCGTTCCTGAACTCCTCGAAGACGCTGAGGATCAACCCGTAGCGGTCGTTCATGTTCGACCCCACGGACAGAACTGCCCGAAGCACGATCTACACCCTTCCTCGCGAGCGGCGCGCCACCACGGCGACGTCTGCAAAGTCCAGCGGAATCGGCGCGCTTGGCTTGTGAACGGTGACTTCCACCGCAAAGAGCTGGCCAAAGCTCTCCATCACTCGATCCGCTATCGTCGCCGAAACCTTTTCAATCAGATCATACGGTTCTCCCGTGATTACGTCATGGGCAATCTGCGCGAGCTCTGCGTAGTTGATGGTGTCGGCGAGATCGTCGCTCTTGGCGGCGGCAGAAAAGTCCAGCCAGCAGACCATGTCCACGACGAAGTCCTGACCCTCACGCTTTTCGAAGTCGAAGACGCCGTGGTAGCCGCGCGCTTTGAGGCCTGTGAGTTCGATGCGATCTGCCATGCTGATTATCTTCCCATCTTCCAGCGGGCCGCGACGTCCACGGCATCGCGCGACACGGCCACGTCGTGGACGCGCACGCACCAGGCGCCCTCCGAGGCGGCGATGGCAGTCACAGCCGCGGTTGCTGGGTCGGCATTTGCGGCGATGTCCTTGGCGTCGACAAGCGAAGAAGCAAAACCGCGCTCAGGGCGCAACGCGGCGAGGAAGCGCTTGCGGGAGGCACCCACGAGAACGGGGAACTCACCCGCGATGAACTCGGGGAGTGCCTTGAGGAGGGCCCAGTTGTCCTGCGCTGACTTGGCAAAGCCGAGGCCGGGATCGAGCGTGATGGCGGATTCCTTCACCCCTGCGGCCAGGGCCTTCTCGACGAGGCGATTGAGCGTTGCGCGCACGTCGGCCACCACGTCGCCGCCGTGGTCGGCCTGCCCCGCGGCGTCGCCAAAACGCACGGTCTTCCAGTGCATGAGGCAGACCGGCACCTTCGCATCCGCCATGACAGCGAACATCTCGGGATCCGCGAGCCCACCGGAAACGTCGTTGATGAGATCGACGCCAGCCTCCGCTGCCGCGGCCGCGACAGACGCGCGCATGGTGTCCACAGAGGTGCGGATTCCCTCAGCGTGCAGCGCTTCGATCACCGGAACCACGCGTTGCTTTTCGACGCCCGCCTCCACCCGGCTCGCCCCAGGACGGGTGGATTCGCCGCCGACGTCGATGATGTCCGCGCCCTCGGCCACGAGCTGCTTCGCGTGCGCGACCGCCTTGGCGGGGTCAAGGTACCGGCCCCCGTCCGAGAACGAATCTTCGGTGACGTTGACGATGCCCATCACGAGGCAGCGATCGGGCAGGGTCGTTTCAATTCCAAGGACGGGATCACGCATAGAAGGTCATGTTACTAGCCGAGGTCTAGCTGCGAATCAGCGCGAGCGCCTCTGCGCGGCTGGCGGCGTTGCGCTGGAAACCGCCTCGGACCGCGGAGGTGGTCGTCGTGGCGCCCGGCTTGCGGATGCCGCGCATGGCCATGCACAGGTGCTCGCACTCGATGACCACGATGACGGACTGTGCCTGGAGCTTCTCCACCAGCGCATCGGCCACCTGCGAGGTGAGGCGCTCCTGGACCTGCGGGCGCTTGGCGTACAGGTCCACCAGCCGCGCGAGCTTGCTCAGCCCGGTCACCTTGCCGGAGTCGCCGGGGATGTACCCGATGTGCGCCTTGCCAAAGAATGGGACCAGGTGATGCTCGCAGGTGGAGTAGATCGGGATGTCGCGCACGAGGACGAGCTCACGATGTTCCTCGTTGAACACCTTGCTGAGCACCTCCTTCGGGTCGGTGCGCAGGCCAGCGAAGCACTCCTCGTAGGCGCGGGCCACGCGGGCGGGGGTCTCGATGAGCCCCTCGCGGTCCGGATCCTCGCCGACGGCGATGAGCAGTTCACGAACAGCAGCTTCAGCACGCTCGCGGTCAAAGGTTCCGGTGGCCATTAATGTTCTTCTTTCTCGTCATCAATCTTGGGGATCACCTGGGTCTCGTCGTTTTCCCGGGCGTGGGGGGCGCGGTGGCGCCCGCCCTCGTCCCCGTCTTCCTGCCCATCCTGCTCACCCTGCTGGGAGGGCTCGTCGTTCCAGGCGTGCTCGGTGCGCTCGTTCTCCGGAAGCCGGAAGCCGATCTCCTCCACGGGTGCGGCGGGTTGAGCGGGCGCGGCGGGAGCCTCCGGAGCCTCTTCGCCATACGCCTTCAGCCCTGGGTGCGGCTTGGCGGCGTAGGGGTTCTTCTCCGTCTGCCCCTCGGTCGGCGCTGGCGGCCACCCCGGCGCGGTCCAGCCTGCGGGCGGCGGGGTCCCGCCGTAGCGACGCTGGGGATCCGGCTGTTCGGGCAGGACAGTATCGGCAGGCATCTCCGGCTGCGCCATGGAGCCCAGCCCCTTCTCCTCCTCGGTGGCTGGCCCCTGGACGGGAGCGACCGGGGACAACCCCTGGTTGCGGGCGGCGAGCTCGGCCTCGCGCTTGGCGCGGGCGGCCTTGGATGCCTCGAGGAGGCTAAACGGCTTCGGCGGCTCCTCGCCACGCTCGAGCGCGAGCTCCGTCGGGGTCTTGACCGGCTCGCGACCAACCTGACGCGGGAAGCGAAGGTCCTCGTTCGGGAAGACGTCGCCGACCTCGCGCGGGGTAATCCCGTCGAAAAGGGCCTCGAGATCGGGGCGGCGCAGGGTCTCCTTCTCCAGAAGCTTCTCGGCAAGCTTATCCAAGTAGTCGCGGTGCTCCGCGAGGATGTTGTAGGCCTCCTCGTGCGCCTTGTCCATCAGGTACTTCATTTCCTGATCGATCTGCGCGGCGGTCGCCGGGGAGTACTCAAGGGTGCCCTGGCTGCCTCGGCCGGAGAACGGGTCGCCCTGCTCGTCGCCGTACTTGACCAGGCCGAGCGACGGGCTCATGCCGTACTCGGTGAGCATGGACTTGGCGATCTTCGTGGCCATTTCGATGTCGGCGGACGCGCCGGTGGTGGGCTCGCCGAACACGAGCTCCTCGGCGGCACGGCCGCCCATGGCGAACACGAGGCGAGCGTAGAGCTCGTCGCGGTTGTACATGCCCTTGTCATCCTCGGACGCGGTCATGGCGTGGCCGCCGGTGCGGCCGCGGGCCAGGATGGTCACCTTGTACACGCGCTCGATGTTCTTCAGCGCCCACGCGGCGAGGGTGTGGCCACCCTCGTGGTAGGCGGTGACCTTCTTCTCCTTCTCGGAGATGACCTTGCTGGAGCGGCGCGGTCCGCCGATCACGCGGTCGGTGGCCTCCTCGAGGGAGTCGGCGGTGATCACGTTGCCGCCGATGCGGGCGGTGAGGAGGGCGGCCTCGTTGAGGACGTTGGCGAGGTCGGCACCCGACATGCCAGCGGTGCGGCGGGCCAGCGCCTTGAGGTCGGCGTCCTTAGCCAGCGGCTTGCCCTTGGCGTGGACCTCGAGGATCTGCTCGCGGCCCTTGAGGTCGGGGTTGCCCACCGGGATCTGGCGGTCGAAGCGGCCCGGGCGCAGGAGCGCCGGGTCGAGGATGTCGGGACGGTTGGTGGCCGCCATGAGGATGACGCCCTCGCGGTCGCCGAAGCCGTCCATCTCCACGAGCAGCTGGTTGAGCGTCTGCTCGCGCTCGTCGTGGCCGCCGCCCATGCCGGAGCCGCGCTGGCGGCCCACGGCGTCGATCTCGTCGACGAAGATGATGCATGGGCTGTGCTCGCGGGCTTGCTTGAACAGGTCGCGCACACGAGAGGCACCGACGCCGACGAACATCTCCACGAAGTCGGAGCCGGAGATCGAGTAGAAGGGCACCCCGGCCTCGCCGGCCACGGCGCGGGCGAGCAGGGTCTTACCGGTGCCGGGCGGGCCGTAGAGCAGCACGCCGCGCGGGATCTTCGCGCCCAGCTCCTCGTAACGAGACGGATCCTGCAGGAAGTCCTTGATCTCCTGGAGCTCGTCCACCGCCTCGTCGGCGCCCGCGACGTCGGCGAACGTGTTGGTGGGCATGTCCTTGTTGAGCTCCTTGGCGCGAGAACCGCCGAAGCCGAACATGCCCATGCCGCCGCCCTGCATGCGGGAGAACACGAACATGAACACACCGAAGATGATGAGCATCGGCAGGATGTAGCTGAGCATGGACATGATGAAGCTGTCCTGCGTCACCTTGGTGGTGTACTTGTCCGTCTGCGAGCTCTGGACCTTGGAGAAGATGTCATCCGCCGAGCGGGCGGGGTACTTCGCCATGATCTCGGTGATGTTGTCCTGACCGTCCTCGCTGATGCCGCTCTTCAGCTTCAGGCGCAGGCGCTGCTCGCGGTCGTCGATCTGGGCTTCGGAGACGTTGTTCTGCTCGAGCTGAGTAATGGCGACGCTGGTGTCTACTTCCTGGTACCCACGCGCGTCATTGCCAAAGAGCGTCAACAGATACAGCGCGATCAGCACGATCGCTGCGGCCGCGCCGATCCGGAGTGTTTTCTTGTTCTTCATTCAGCCTTCAACTGCCGCAGGAAGCCTGCAGCCCTTTCTCGTGTAACGCTTGAAGCAATCCTCAAACAATACCCTAACGCCCGCCTGAGGCTTTTCGTTCCCCAGGCGGGCAGTAGAAGAAGGAGTCCCCGAACCCAACCCTCGTCCGCTTCTCGGCCGAAACGCAGCTTCGATATCTCGGTTGTGAAATGTGAGCAATGCTGCTTACACGTGTACCCAGTTCGGCGCCTGCACTTTGTGTGTTACTCCGTGCGCGATGGAGCTGATCAATGGGTGGTACGCTTCGCCCGCGTTCCATGGGCTAGATATCCGCCAGATGCGCCGTCGATAAACGAACTACCGACTCTCCTATTGCAGCTCTGTCATCCAGTTGAGCTGCTGGATGCGCGTATCGAGCAGGCGATACTCCTTCGACGCCTGATCCGCCTTCGTGCGCAGCTCAGCCACGTTGAGCGCGGAGACGTAGCGGATCTCGTTGCGGCTGAAGCGGTCCTGGCGGGTGGAGGAGGTGTCCGCCATCTGCGTGTAGAAACGCCGCTTGAGCAGGGCCGAATCGCGCTGGGCGATGGCATCGGTGAGCGTGCGGGTCTCGTCGAAGGCGGTGTTGAGGTTGGTGGCGTTGATGCGGCGAATGAGCTGTTCGATCGTGCCGAACAGGGCCTCCGCCTCCTCGAGCAGCGCCTGCGGGTCCTCCTCCGGGGTGTCCCCCTCCTGCACGCGCGCGACGGCCCCCAGCCGCTCGGTGAGCTTCTTCAGCCGGTTCTGGGCCTCGGCGCGCTCGGCGAGCGCCTCTGCGAGCAGCATCAATCCTCCCTAGTTGTCCCCGTAGACCTGCGGGTTGAGCGTGCCCACGTACGGCAGGTCGCGGTAGCGCTCGGCGTAGTCGAGGCCATAGCCGATGACGAACTCGTTGGGGATGTCGAAGCCCACGTCGAGCAGGTCCACCTTCGCGGTGACGGCCTCCGGCTTGCGCAGCAGGGTGACCACCTCGAGCGAGCGCGGGCCGCGGTTCTTCAGGTTGCGGATCAGCCAGCTGAGCGTGAGGCCCGAGTCGATGATGTCCTCGACGATGAGCACGTCCTGGCCCGCGATGTCGCGATCCAGATCCTTGAGGATGCGCACCACGCCGGAGGAGGAGGTGGAGTTGCCGTAGGAGCTCACGGCCATGAACTCGAGCTGCGCCGGGATGCTCAGCTTGCGCGCGAAGTCGGTGATGAAGAAGACGGCACCCTTGAGCACGCACACCAGGACGAGGTCGCCCTCGGTGTCCCTGTACTTCTCGGAGACCATGTCCGCGAGCTCCTGAATGCGGGCGTGCAGTACCTCCTCGGAGATGAGGATGGATTCGACGTCATTGCCGTAGCGGTTTGCCGGGACATTGAAGTCTTTGGTGTCGTGCATTAGCTGGTTGCCTTTCTCCTTGCGATAACGCAAAGTTTGCCATCTTTGCGCACTATCTCCAACCTCTCACGCGAATTTCCCCCGACCGCGACTCCGCCCTGCCCAGACCAGCTGGTCACGAGCGAGTCAATCGATTGCAAGATGGCGGCAGAGACTTTCAGCTTCCGCTCGTGGAGGTACGCGGCCAGAACCCGTCGCCGTAGCGCTGGCGCAAGCTTTCTTAGCTTGTCGACGACCAACCCCTCCCCCTGGCTGGCCTCCGCGAAGGCGCCGGCCGCGAGCTCGTCCAAAAGCTCCCGGTCCTCCGCCACGAGCGCCCCGGCCGCCGCCAGCGCCTCGACGGGGTCCCTGCCCGCCAGCTCTCCGAGCAGCGGAAGCACCTCGCGGCGCAGGGCCACGCGCAGGAAGGCGGGGTCCTCATTCATGGGGTCGTCCCAGGGCTTGAGCCCCAACTCGGCGCAGGCCCCGCGGGTATCGGCGCGGCGCACGCGGAGGAAGGGGCGGGTGATCTCGCCGTGGACGCTCATCGCGGAGAGCTGGCCGCGCAGGCCGCTGAGCAGCACGGTCTCGGCCTGATCGTCGGCGGTGT
This is a stretch of genomic DNA from Corynebacterium vitaeruminis DSM 20294. It encodes these proteins:
- a CDS encoding DUF6779 domain-containing protein; the encoded protein is MSAENQGNDMTASDAAQREDAATEQGQRLLVALVVLALLASIVMLFTGSVGVLKLALLAALWAAIIGLFLVSRYRVQASRSQAALESEKALGEARLHEAEQRFAADKAQLKVDLEKQLRENEEETLKAIRSQLEDLRAQLEYLTGQSLAEPGMLRAQARRIMEIETATDKAETTVIPKVDLDSETTIIDKVVAPEPPRRSSEVREPAKATAQREEPVEEKHAEHRSDEKKEEGKLSVSQLAATAASKSPYIGGKRRKPEAKPEFEGTHEAEEQTDSTQEKAAPRFDTGSMPKLDWVQGGVHKDTDSSLSADNEGNEANEGEEPSKEQPSPSVSAPASNDDAAKDVKASSTKPKAQPLSEPEGSGEESPVTPASEKPAADQKEDAAEDVAASHGRRRRDEHSGAVSVADLLKRSRKDS
- a CDS encoding HNH endonuclease signature motif containing protein, coding for MNEWGGDLNVTSDGIKAMLKQACAAFQATVGALIPQLFADELTLSDHEEISTIIGAITSTADRLQLGYIEAFDRRIEPGTGAQLKKEIAANLRIPVGKLRYLTNVANNANLNGTTGRPRLERADVLFNDSVIGLPALSAITETLAKIPVSEYEARKGIEEKLCLLAEASAPEGLRTAGIKLLQDHGFGADEEARREQASFRIGTQRPDLMTPVRGLLEPRAAALLNRVFHDYAGPGDLLEEKADDDRSPDHRRHDALEAALRSAVDHELKPSRPGCAAVVATLTLQELCEFNGVAVTDVGTTLPLDELLKMGAEKHWYLAILDHKNGNLLHLSRTKRTADLHMYLGLLASQGGDQTPGSGLPAAACEVHHVEAWADGGLTTPDNLVFLNPRTHRQVDENRIDRSCYWTVQTGDRTVAVRRPWGQDPSRSACSNIHPALWLVPGIRLKHGVRPPPLKPSVLSPPKLKGVSG
- a CDS encoding DUF3180 domain-containing protein, with protein sequence MQPTTIASLVATGGFCAAASFIVVSRFYGLLGPVPVTVAITLWAMAVLCVILAYRVKDRIDENRIGMDRSQLNPLSAALFMVIGKASGWTGSIFGGVYLGMAVYVVSQIRQLSAAAEEAPVVIAAALGGMAMSAAGVWLERNCSVPPPTDGEPA
- the folK gene encoding 2-amino-4-hydroxy-6-hydroxymethyldihydropteridine diphosphokinase → MLRAVLSVGSNMNDRYGLILSVFEEFRNELVASSRIFSTPPWGVEDQDEFLNAILIVEVDLTPMELLRRCQKLEEKAERKRLRHWGPRTLDVDIVCAWVDGEQVVSDSPELTLPHPWAHARAFVLVPWLDADPQARLRETPVAELVAGLPQTEVDGVVPTDSE
- the folB gene encoding dihydroneopterin aldolase — translated: MADRIELTGLKARGYHGVFDFEKREGQDFVVDMVCWLDFSAAAKSDDLADTINYAELAQIAHDVITGEPYDLIEKVSATIADRVMESFGQLFAVEVTVHKPSAPIPLDFADVAVVARRSRGRV
- the folP gene encoding dihydropteroate synthase, which translates into the protein MRDPVLGIETTLPDRCLVMGIVNVTEDSFSDGGRYLDPAKAVAHAKQLVAEGADIIDVGGESTRPGASRVEAGVEKQRVVPVIEALHAEGIRTSVDTMRASVAAAAAEAGVDLINDVSGGLADPEMFAVMADAKVPVCLMHWKTVRFGDAAGQADHGGDVVADVRATLNRLVEKALAAGVKESAITLDPGLGFAKSAQDNWALLKALPEFIAGEFPVLVGASRKRFLAALRPERGFASSLVDAKDIAANADPATAAVTAIAASEGAWCVRVHDVAVSRDAVDVAARWKMGR
- the folE gene encoding GTP cyclohydrolase I FolE, giving the protein MATGTFDRERAEAAVRELLIAVGEDPDREGLIETPARVARAYEECFAGLRTDPKEVLSKVFNEEHRELVLVRDIPIYSTCEHHLVPFFGKAHIGYIPGDSGKVTGLSKLARLVDLYAKRPQVQERLTSQVADALVEKLQAQSVIVVIECEHLCMAMRGIRKPGATTTTSAVRGGFQRNAASRAEALALIRS
- the ftsH gene encoding ATP-dependent zinc metalloprotease FtsH codes for the protein MKNKKTLRIGAAAAIVLIALYLLTLFGNDARGYQEVDTSVAITQLEQNNVSEAQIDDREQRLRLKLKSGISEDGQDNITEIMAKYPARSADDIFSKVQSSQTDKYTTKVTQDSFIMSMLSYILPMLIIFGVFMFVFSRMQGGGMGMFGFGGSRAKELNKDMPTNTFADVAGADEAVDELQEIKDFLQDPSRYEELGAKIPRGVLLYGPPGTGKTLLARAVAGEAGVPFYSISGSDFVEMFVGVGASRVRDLFKQAREHSPCIIFVDEIDAVGRQRGSGMGGGHDEREQTLNQLLVEMDGFGDREGVILMAATNRPDILDPALLRPGRFDRQIPVGNPDLKGREQILEVHAKGKPLAKDADLKALARRTAGMSGADLANVLNEAALLTARIGGNVITADSLEEATDRVIGGPRRSSKVISEKEKKVTAYHEGGHTLAAWALKNIERVYKVTILARGRTGGHAMTASEDDKGMYNRDELYARLVFAMGGRAAEELVFGEPTTGASADIEMATKIAKSMLTEYGMSPSLGLVKYGDEQGDPFSGRGSQGTLEYSPATAAQIDQEMKYLMDKAHEEAYNILAEHRDYLDKLAEKLLEKETLRRPDLEALFDGITPREVGDVFPNEDLRFPRQVGREPVKTPTELALERGEEPPKPFSLLEASKAARAKREAELAARNQGLSPVAPVQGPATEEEKGLGSMAQPEMPADTVLPEQPDPQRRYGGTPPPAGWTAPGWPPAPTEGQTEKNPYAAKPHPGLKAYGEEAPEAPAAPAQPAAPVEEIGFRLPENERTEHAWNDEPSQQGEQDGQEDGDEGGRHRAPHARENDETQVIPKIDDEKEEH
- a CDS encoding DIP1984 family protein, which produces MLLAEALAERAEAQNRLKKLTERLGAVARVQEGDTPEEDPQALLEEAEALFGTIEQLIRRINATNLNTAFDETRTLTDAIAQRDSALLKRRFYTQMADTSSTRQDRFSRNEIRYVSALNVAELRTKADQASKEYRLLDTRIQQLNWMTELQ
- the hpt gene encoding hypoxanthine phosphoribosyltransferase, whose amino-acid sequence is MHDTKDFNVPANRYGNDVESILISEEVLHARIQELADMVSEKYRDTEGDLVLVCVLKGAVFFITDFARKLSIPAQLEFMAVSSYGNSTSSSGVVRILKDLDRDIAGQDVLIVEDIIDSGLTLSWLIRNLKNRGPRSLEVVTLLRKPEAVTAKVDLLDVGFDIPNEFVIGYGLDYAERYRDLPYVGTLNPQVYGDN
- the tilS gene encoding tRNA lysidine(34) synthetase TilS, coding for MQPFWPRHSPFFLACRRSLRDVPGNPVIGLSGGADSLALVAAARAEGREVHAVVVDHGLQPGSTEVAAAAAAQAQALGATAEVVPVIVGEGNVEARAREARYRALREAARARGRALWVAHTADDQAETVLLSGLRGQLSAMSVHGEITRPFLRVRRADTRGACAELGLKPWDDPMNEDPAFLRVALRREVLPLLGELAGRDPVEALAAAGALVAEDRELLDELAAGAFAEASQGEGLVVDKLRKLAPALRRRVLAAYLHERKLKVSAAILQSIDSLVTSWSGQGGVAVGGNSRERLEIVRKDGKLCVIARRKATS